In the Bacillus shivajii genome, one interval contains:
- a CDS encoding GH36-type glycosyl hydrolase domain-containing protein produces the protein MTKVTVDQVKHEVKSGQHRFTFLNSGDLYNVFYANTMINQWFSNPIDGALNNLYLRIYEGESIKQVEPLLGVQSKSEVAFGESTVVWQGEVDELAYTVTFSLSEKGFWFWEVEVNAEEAVVDVVYGQDVGLGNPGMVRTNEAYTSQYIDHTVFNDEKRGYVVCSRQNQPQDGQFPYLQQGSLAKTVGFCTDGFQFFGKSYKETNKPEILAAVEFPNETYQYEFAYIGLVTEKMMVKGTAVIPFYGLFKEDHPEAINELEFQDELTEAWAEVQAKSAEFKSEKTQAVQTKIGEPVKTLDMTEEEIAEYFPQRQLEERENGNLLAFFTDSYEHVVLKEKEMIVERPHGHILMSGNNHDLDTDVLTSTSYMYGIFNAQLVVGNTNFNKMMTNVRSHLNVMKTSGQRIYIEENGSYHLLTMPSLYEMGFNFNRWYYKTEDDLIIITNYTVVDSAELHLHVQSTQGKQYRFVVTNQISLNNNEYDAPFHLSERDGNFVFTADEASESYNIYPRLQYSLSFDAENVSVGDETVLAENVDQGAASLVVFELDPTDEWSLTVVGSLDGEATPAENRDFTTEVKRYRNYYQSMLNGFELSFGEETSEELNKMNALAWWYTHNMLVHYSVPHGLEQYGGAAWGTRDVCQGPTEYFFATQKYEQVKDILRKVYAHQYEDQGDWPQWFMIDDYYKIQQDDSHGDIIVWPLKVVSDYLTITKDYDFLQEEIPYTSRETFGFTEKKETLLDHVKKQLAYIKNHFLHDTHLSSYDDGDWDDTLQPANQDLKQYLVSSWTVALTYQVIHQLGNVMEEADPAESATLKDLAAGIQSDFERYILDSDVIPGFLYMEDQEKPEKMLHPEDTKTGIDYRLLPMQRSIISELISPEKANAHYELIKEHLACPDGVRLMNQPAKYTGGVSKHFKRAEQASNFGREIGLQYVHAHIRFVEAMAKLGKTDEVWNGLQTINPIGIKDVVPNAEHRQSNAYFSSSDGKFNTRYEAAEKFGELKKGNVQVKGGWRIYSSGPGIYLNQLISQCLGIRQEGGDLVIDPVLPETFDGLTLKYEFDEKQVTFVYHLRASENELTLNGEKVHFETLENRYREGGFRLNKDAGFVQDRENKVDIYLK, from the coding sequence ATGACAAAAGTGACAGTCGATCAAGTAAAACATGAAGTGAAGTCAGGGCAACATCGCTTTACATTTTTAAATAGTGGCGACCTATACAATGTGTTTTATGCAAACACAATGATTAATCAATGGTTCTCAAATCCGATTGATGGTGCGTTAAATAATCTTTATTTACGCATTTATGAGGGAGAATCGATTAAACAAGTTGAGCCGCTTTTAGGCGTTCAATCAAAAAGCGAAGTGGCTTTCGGTGAATCAACAGTTGTTTGGCAAGGAGAGGTTGACGAGCTAGCTTATACGGTAACATTCTCTTTATCAGAAAAGGGATTTTGGTTTTGGGAAGTGGAAGTGAATGCCGAAGAAGCGGTCGTGGATGTTGTTTATGGACAAGATGTCGGGTTAGGAAATCCAGGCATGGTGAGAACGAACGAAGCGTATACATCTCAATACATTGACCATACCGTTTTTAACGATGAAAAAAGAGGATATGTCGTTTGCAGCAGACAAAACCAGCCTCAAGATGGTCAATTTCCTTATTTACAGCAAGGTTCTTTAGCAAAGACAGTTGGTTTCTGTACAGATGGATTCCAGTTTTTCGGCAAGTCTTATAAAGAAACGAACAAGCCTGAGATTTTGGCAGCAGTAGAATTCCCGAACGAAACGTATCAATACGAGTTTGCTTATATCGGGCTAGTCACTGAGAAGATGATGGTGAAAGGTACAGCGGTTATCCCGTTTTACGGTTTGTTTAAAGAGGATCATCCTGAAGCAATTAACGAACTCGAGTTTCAAGATGAACTGACTGAAGCTTGGGCAGAAGTTCAAGCAAAATCTGCCGAATTTAAAAGTGAGAAGACACAAGCCGTACAAACAAAGATCGGTGAACCGGTAAAAACGTTAGACATGACAGAAGAGGAAATTGCGGAATATTTTCCTCAACGCCAGCTAGAAGAAAGAGAAAATGGGAACTTACTCGCTTTCTTTACGGACAGCTATGAACATGTCGTTTTAAAGGAAAAAGAGATGATAGTTGAACGACCACATGGGCACATTCTTATGTCAGGGAACAACCATGATCTCGACACAGATGTATTAACGTCAACGTCTTATATGTACGGAATTTTCAACGCTCAACTTGTCGTTGGAAATACGAATTTTAATAAAATGATGACAAACGTAAGAAGTCATTTAAATGTGATGAAAACATCAGGACAGCGAATTTATATCGAGGAAAATGGTTCGTATCATTTATTAACGATGCCTTCTCTTTATGAAATGGGCTTTAACTTTAACCGTTGGTATTACAAAACGGAGGATGACCTAATAATTATTACGAATTATACAGTTGTTGATTCAGCCGAACTTCATTTACATGTTCAATCGACACAAGGGAAGCAGTATCGTTTTGTCGTGACAAATCAAATAAGTTTAAACAACAACGAATATGATGCGCCATTCCATTTATCTGAACGAGACGGGAACTTTGTTTTTACTGCAGATGAAGCATCGGAAAGTTATAACATTTACCCTCGTTTACAATACAGTCTTTCGTTTGATGCTGAGAATGTAAGCGTTGGTGATGAAACGGTATTAGCGGAAAATGTCGATCAGGGTGCGGCTTCATTAGTTGTGTTTGAACTTGATCCGACTGATGAGTGGTCGCTAACTGTTGTCGGATCCCTTGATGGAGAGGCGACACCAGCTGAGAATCGTGATTTCACGACGGAAGTAAAGAGGTACCGTAACTATTATCAAAGCATGTTAAACGGGTTTGAACTTTCGTTTGGCGAGGAAACTTCTGAAGAATTGAATAAAATGAATGCTCTTGCGTGGTGGTATACGCACAATATGCTCGTACACTATTCCGTTCCTCATGGCTTAGAGCAATACGGAGGAGCGGCATGGGGCACAAGAGATGTGTGCCAAGGGCCGACGGAGTATTTCTTTGCGACGCAAAAATATGAACAAGTGAAAGACATTTTACGAAAAGTATACGCTCATCAATATGAAGATCAAGGTGACTGGCCGCAATGGTTTATGATTGATGACTATTACAAAATACAGCAAGATGACAGCCATGGCGATATTATTGTTTGGCCATTGAAGGTCGTAAGCGATTATTTAACGATCACAAAGGACTATGATTTCTTACAAGAAGAGATTCCTTATACTTCACGTGAGACATTTGGTTTTACGGAAAAGAAAGAAACATTACTCGATCATGTGAAAAAACAACTGGCTTATATTAAAAACCATTTCTTACATGATACTCACCTTTCTTCTTATGATGATGGAGATTGGGATGATACGTTACAGCCGGCCAATCAAGATTTAAAACAATATTTAGTGAGCAGCTGGACCGTTGCTTTAACGTATCAAGTCATTCATCAGTTAGGCAATGTGATGGAGGAAGCGGACCCAGCTGAATCTGCAACATTAAAAGATCTTGCTGCGGGAATTCAGAGTGACTTTGAACGTTATATTCTTGATAGTGATGTCATCCCTGGTTTTCTTTACATGGAAGACCAAGAAAAGCCGGAGAAAATGTTGCATCCAGAAGATACAAAAACAGGGATTGATTATCGTTTATTACCAATGCAGCGAAGTATTATCAGTGAGTTAATTTCTCCAGAGAAAGCAAATGCTCATTATGAATTAATTAAAGAGCACTTAGCTTGTCCAGACGGTGTTCGACTCATGAATCAACCAGCGAAATACACCGGTGGAGTGAGCAAACACTTTAAGCGTGCCGAGCAAGCGTCGAATTTCGGACGAGAAATTGGCTTACAGTATGTTCACGCACATATTCGTTTTGTGGAGGCGATGGCAAAGCTTGGAAAAACGGATGAAGTGTGGAACGGTCTGCAAACGATTAATCCAATCGGAATTAAGGATGTCGTGCCAAATGCTGAGCATCGCCAAAGCAATGCGTACTTTAGTAGTTCGGACGGGAAGTTCAATACACGATATGAAGCGGCTGAAAAGTTTGGTGAGTTGAAGAAAGGTAATGTCCAAGTGAAAGGCGGATGGAGAATTTACTCGAGCGGCCCGGGG
- a CDS encoding glycoside hydrolase family 3 N-terminal domain-containing protein, translated as MVLQRADLLSLLDKLTVEEKIGQLIQLAPPFFEGAKSEGDITGPLATMGVTKEDARYAGSALGVAGADEVKAIQDAYLEKSRHKIPLLMMADVVHGYETIFPVPLAIGCSWDLELAKKSAEIAAKEATASGIHVTFAPMVDLVRDPRWGRVMESTGEDPLLNSLYAKAFVKGYQGEDYPESHDHLAACVKHMAAYGAPEGGRDYNTVDMSERQLREYYLPAYKAALDEGCEMVMTAFNTVDGIPATGNKKLMRTLLRDEWGFDGVVISDWGAVKEMIPHGVAADEKEAALKAINAGVDIEMMTACYVNHLTELIESGDISETLLDESVLRILELKNKLGLFEDPYRSATKEKETQTVFSKEHRKVAREQAEKSCVLLKNEEGVLPLEKSSKVAVIGPFAKGKDILGPWSMQGKIENAVPLVEGMQTYFSPDQLVVAEGCGIENGTPEQLEEALHAAKQSDVVVLALGESSDMSGEAGSLADIRLPKVQRELIRKVKELNKELVVVLFNGRPLDLDGVIHEADAILEAWYPGTEGGAAVAALLTGHANPSGRLSMSIPYSVGQIPVYYNSFNTGRPQGAPNAQERYVSQYLDIPNEPLFPFGYGMSYTTFEYRDVALSSTTLTQNEPITVTVKVANTGGVEGEEVVQLYVRDVAGEVIRPVKELKGFEKVTIAPGEEETVEFTIEEKDLRYHHSDLEFSSDNGEFVAYVGSNSRDTKAYPFTLVSSK; from the coding sequence ATGGTTTTGCAAAGAGCAGATTTACTTTCACTATTAGATAAACTGACAGTAGAAGAAAAGATTGGCCAGTTGATTCAATTGGCTCCGCCATTTTTTGAAGGGGCGAAAAGCGAAGGAGATATTACTGGTCCACTTGCTACAATGGGTGTTACGAAAGAGGATGCTCGTTATGCTGGATCGGCGTTAGGGGTAGCTGGAGCAGATGAAGTGAAGGCGATTCAAGATGCTTACCTAGAGAAAAGCCGCCACAAAATTCCATTGCTGATGATGGCTGACGTCGTTCACGGTTATGAAACGATCTTTCCGGTTCCATTAGCGATCGGTTGTTCTTGGGATTTAGAACTTGCAAAAAAGAGTGCGGAAATTGCTGCAAAAGAAGCGACGGCTTCAGGTATTCACGTCACTTTTGCCCCGATGGTTGATTTAGTTAGAGATCCAAGGTGGGGAAGAGTGATGGAATCAACAGGGGAGGACCCACTGTTAAATAGCTTATACGCAAAAGCCTTTGTGAAAGGGTATCAAGGAGAAGATTATCCCGAGAGTCATGACCATCTTGCCGCTTGTGTGAAACATATGGCAGCTTATGGTGCACCTGAAGGCGGGCGTGATTATAATACGGTCGACATGTCAGAAAGGCAGCTTCGTGAATATTACTTGCCGGCATATAAAGCAGCATTAGATGAAGGTTGCGAAATGGTGATGACTGCTTTTAATACTGTTGATGGCATTCCGGCAACAGGCAATAAAAAGCTGATGCGTACGTTGCTTCGTGATGAATGGGGTTTTGACGGTGTCGTGATTTCTGATTGGGGCGCAGTGAAGGAAATGATTCCTCATGGCGTTGCAGCTGATGAAAAAGAAGCGGCATTAAAAGCGATCAATGCCGGTGTTGATATCGAAATGATGACAGCTTGCTACGTCAACCACTTAACAGAGTTAATTGAAAGCGGAGACATTTCAGAAACACTACTCGATGAATCGGTTTTACGAATTCTTGAGTTGAAAAATAAATTAGGATTATTTGAAGATCCGTATCGAAGTGCTACAAAAGAAAAAGAGACACAAACTGTTTTTTCAAAAGAGCATCGTAAAGTAGCACGTGAACAGGCAGAGAAATCTTGTGTCTTATTGAAAAATGAAGAAGGGGTTCTGCCTCTAGAAAAATCGAGTAAAGTGGCGGTAATCGGTCCTTTTGCAAAAGGGAAGGACATTCTTGGACCGTGGTCGATGCAAGGAAAAATTGAAAATGCAGTCCCTCTTGTAGAAGGGATGCAAACGTATTTTTCACCAGATCAACTAGTCGTTGCAGAAGGTTGTGGCATTGAAAATGGTACGCCAGAACAGCTTGAAGAAGCCCTTCATGCTGCAAAGCAAAGTGATGTCGTTGTTCTTGCCCTAGGCGAATCTTCTGATATGAGCGGGGAAGCCGGTTCATTAGCAGATATTCGCTTACCTAAAGTGCAACGTGAACTAATTAGAAAGGTCAAAGAATTAAATAAGGAGCTCGTCGTTGTTCTCTTTAACGGAAGACCACTCGACTTAGATGGGGTTATTCATGAAGCGGATGCGATTCTTGAAGCGTGGTATCCAGGTACAGAAGGTGGAGCTGCGGTTGCTGCCTTACTAACGGGTCATGCTAATCCATCTGGACGTTTATCGATGTCGATTCCTTATTCTGTCGGACAAATTCCCGTTTATTACAATTCCTTTAATACAGGGCGCCCACAAGGGGCACCGAATGCACAAGAGCGTTACGTATCACAATACTTGGACATTCCGAATGAACCGCTGTTCCCGTTCGGGTATGGAATGAGCTACACGACTTTTGAATATCGTGATGTGGCGTTATCGAGTACTACGTTAACCCAAAATGAACCAATCACGGTGACGGTGAAAGTCGCTAACACTGGAGGCGTTGAAGGGGAAGAAGTCGTTCAATTGTATGTCCGTGATGTTGCAGGAGAAGTGATTCGTCCGGTAAAAGAGCTAAAAGGGTTTGAAAAGGTCACCATTGCGCCAGGTGAAGAAGAGACAGTGGAATTCACAATTGAAGAAAAAGATTTAAGGTATCACCATAGTGATCTTGAGTTTAGTAGTGATAACGGTGAGTTTGTGGCTTATGTCGGTTCGAATAGCCGTGATACAAAGGCGTACCCGTTTACGTTAGTTTCTAGTAAATAA